The Anopheles moucheti chromosome 3, idAnoMoucSN_F20_07, whole genome shotgun sequence genome contains the following window.
gtcctcAGCACCTTCGGTTTCGAAGTGTGACACCATAAACTGGCCCGAGTGGATCGTCTCTCCGCAGCGCTTGCGCTGATCGGTGGTACCGGCCGAACCACCACCGCTACCAGCCACCATTGAACGATCCATTTTGGTTGTCGGTCCGGGAGTCATTGCAAATGGAGGGTCTTGTCCAGACGGTTCTCTTAGCAACACACGATCCTCTCGGTGGCGgcgatgcagtttttcgatcgCTTGTACTTTAAATGAATCAAAACAATTCTTTCAACACACACTTACAAAGAGACACACCACGCACAACCACGTACACGAGGCAAACAGTTCATGGGCACATTTTCAACGCGAGCATCACACGCATACCACTCACGTAGATGACGACATCGATGAAAAGCtacgcaaaagcaaaacaaacagctcCGCAGGGAtcttttcaacttttttttaaactgccaatacacacatgcacacacatacggacACTAACACATATCGTTGAGAAAATCTAACAGGACGTTCTGTTGGTCCTGTGGGTATTTTCACTTTATCACAGATCAATTGCACTGATAGTGGAATTCCCATACGATTGGGAATGAGCTTGCTTAGCTGAGCTTTTGGGGAGATGATTTTCGCTATATCCAGCAACGTTGGAGGCTACTAGATTAGTTCGAGATATGCCTCTAGCGTGTACACATGCACGCCAAAATGCAAGTAATGTAACCGAAGGACTTTCTCCATTCAGGCATCTTGCGATGCTGTGTTCTGGAGGCGCTGCTTAAACCACCGAGAGCTGAAAGCCAACAGCTACAGTTGGCGATCCCGCGAACTGTGCACCGTATTCGCTGTGTCACCCACTATCTTTCTCACTGCACAATACCAAACACTTGGCACACGCGTTTACGTACTCGTGTGTTAGAGCAGGGGGTACACACTGTAATAAGAGCACCAACGGTAACCACTTCCTGCACGCATCCCCAATGGATGCCGTTCTCAGGAACGTTTACTGATGTTCGGGCAACGGTTGGTCCCGTCCGGCACACGTCAGTGACGACGATGGTGACACGGTGACGCAGGGAAAGATAGCGCGATACCAAACATTCGCGTGGAACATTCGATTACGTTCTTTATCGTTTTCGAAGTTTGGGCTACGCAGGAAAACACCACGATGCGTTCTACAAAGATACAATTGAGCTCCCTTCCGGCCAGGCACACACTTTTGGTTGTTCAAGATGAGTACGGCGACGACATTGATAACCTTAaagccacacacacgcgggtaGAAATGATCGTGACTCGCGGTGATCTCGTTTCTCGGTTCTCGCACAGAATAGGAAACGGGGCTTACTACTGCAAAACGCAGTAAGGGTATCGCGAATGGCGTAACCGATGGCGCCACGGACAGGTAGACACCGAACTATCGCAACCGGAACCGTACAACCCGTACACGAAACGGAACCAGCAGCAGGAGCATTGGATGATGCGTcgcgttgctgttgtttcggTTGACTCGAAGTTATGCTGCGTTGTTGTTGGGCAAGAAGCAGTGtcgattaattttcattttcttgcttGTGTGCTGTGGTTGTTTTCGTGCACAGCTGTCAAACATTCCATGCGTGACGTACATATGCGGGGCACAACGTGGGCGGTACGTGCAAATAACAGTGACATTTTATGACACggattttcataaaatttacatacaattaagataaacatatttttacttGATATAATGAAATATTAGAGCATTTGTAAAGCTAAAAACTGAGCTGCAGCTGTTTTAAAGTCGCAATATTTTTAGGAGATTGcgtttttaaatttgtatttttaaaattgattttaaaggTTTATAAGGTCTTTGTGATATCAATAACATCACAGTACAGGTTATGAATTGCTTGCGAAAGATATGTGAGATCAGAAAAGACGTTATTTTTCGATCTATTCGGTCCTTCCCATTAAATATAGCAATATTTGAATTGCATAGTTTCTTCTTGAATTAAGTAGTCGTGCTAGAACATACTAATAGCACAATGAAGCAAGGAGATCCAATTCAATGTAtcacacacagcaaacatatttattttacaaaagttTTACATCTAATCGTCAACTTGAAGATGGATTCATGTAATACGAAAAATATCTTATTAAAACGTAGAGGGACTCATAGACTGCAAGATTTTAAAAGTGATTGGCgtacaaaataacaaaactcaAAATAACCTTTCTTCACGAGCGACTTTTAACTCGTCAGATCGCGGTAAAAGTCACATCCAAGACAGAAAGCGTTTAGTTGGACGAAATCTACATCTACGACAGGTTCGGTAAAAAACTGTAGATTACTGGCGCAACGAGTGGCGTGTTGTGCAATCGTTTCTGATACAAGCTTGCCGAACGTTTCCATAGTTCCTTCGTATTGCAGCAGAACACCGCAGGAACAGCTGAGCCGCTTGGCTTCGCTATCAAGCTGCAGCACGTTGTGTTCGCATATGGGACAAAACACTGTATCGGTGTCATAAGAATCGATGAGATAATTTTCCGCTTGCTCGTAAAACAACCACTGCTCCGTATCCTCCATAAGCTCCTTGTAGATCAGTTCCTGCAGCGCTATGTCGTGTTCCAGCTCGGAAAGTTCCTCCCGCACAATGGATTCCAGGAACGATTTCTCCTCCAGCATGATGTTACGtttcttcaaaaactggtcattgcGTGCTTCCTTGATACGGATCCGGCATTTCTACGAAGGGAAATTGTCTGTTGTTGGTGAGAATTGTCTCCATGCCGAACAACAATACGTTACCTCGCGCATCATATCGACCAGTTTCGGTGAACCGTATTTAAACCGCCGTGCAGCATCTTTCGAACGTAACTTATCGGCCACCGTTGTCTGTTGAGATGACGGGCCTGGATTCATAATCTCCATGGCAGTTTAATTTACGATTACACGATTTACACGATTAAAAAAGGTTTCACAAAATGGTGTTTACAGCAGCGAAAAACGAAGCGCGGGCTCTTTGATGGGTGACAgcgatttgttgttttattttgtaggTGCTGAACGTCAAGCTAAGTTTTGGCGTGGGTA
Protein-coding sequences here:
- the LOC128304344 gene encoding RIP-like protein produces the protein MEIMNPGPSSQQTTVADKLRSKDAARRFKYGSPKLVDMMREKCRIRIKEARNDQFLKKRNIMLEEKSFLESIVREELSELEHDIALQELIYKELMEDTEQWLFYEQAENYLIDSYDTDTVFCPICEHNVLQLDSEAKRLSCSCGVLLQYEGTMETFGKLVSETIAQHATRCASNLQFFTEPVVDVDFVQLNAFCLGCDFYRDLTS